The Raphanus sativus cultivar WK10039 chromosome 2, ASM80110v3, whole genome shotgun sequence genome includes a region encoding these proteins:
- the LOC108841968 gene encoding jacalin-related lectin 19, whose protein sequence is MDQQQQGDKNLTVFVGPWGGNGGTVWDDGIYYGVREIKLVYDHCIDSITLVYDKNGKAVRSEKHGGQGGNKTTEIKLQYPEEYLIGVSGYYSPVVHSGTPVIRSMTFKSNKQVYGPYGVDQGTPFTFSVNGGRIVGMNGRSGWYLDSIGFHLSRPKSTKMINKLRKKIHWLTRMVA, encoded by the exons ATGGATCAACAGCAACAAGGTGATAAGAATCTGACAGTGTTCGTTGGACCCTGGGGAGGAAATGGAGGAACCGTTTGGGATGACGGGATCTATTATGGTGTCCGTGAGATCAAACTTGTTTATGATCACTGCATTGACTCCATCACTCTGGTCTACGATAAGAATGGTAAAGCTGTGAGATCAGAGAAGCATGGAGGTCAGGGAGGCAACAAAACAACAGAG ATAAAGCTGCAATACCCAGAAGAGTATCTGATTGGCGTGAGTGGTTACTACAGTCCAGTAGTACACAGTGGCACTCCTGTGATCAGATCAATGACCTTCAAGAGCAATAAACAAGTGTATGGACCTTATGGAGTTGATCAAGGAACACCTTTCACTTTCTCAGTTAACGGAGGACGCATTGTTGGCATGAACGGTAGAAGCGGCTGGTACCTTGACTCCATCGGCTTCCATCTCTCACGCCCTAAATCAACCAAGATGATCAACAAGCTTCGAAAGAAGATTCACTGGCTCACAAGAATGGTTGCATGA